A single genomic interval of Lepidochelys kempii isolate rLepKem1 chromosome 13, rLepKem1.hap2, whole genome shotgun sequence harbors:
- the SLC32A1 gene encoding vesicular inhibitory amino acid transporter: MATLIRSKLSNVATSVSNKSQAKVSGMFARMGFQTATDEEAVGFVHCDDLDMEHRQGLQMDILKSDASEEGAEPPLEGDIHYQRDGTGPLPPSASKDEGICSELSGQGKPKITAWEAGWNVTNAIQGMFVLGLPYAILHGGYLGLFLIIFAAVVCCYTGKILIACLYEENEDGEIVRVRDSYVDIANACCAPRFPKLGGRIVNVAQIIELVMTCILYVVVSGNLMYNSFPNLPVSQKSWSIIATAVLLPCAFLKNLKAVSKFSLLCTLAHFVINILVIAYCLSRARDWAWDKVKFYIDVKKFPISIGIIVFSYTSQIFLPSLEGNMQHPKEFHCMMNWTHIAACILKGLFALVAYLTWADETKEVITDNLPSTIRAVVNLFLVAKALLSYPLPFFAAVEVLEKSLFQDGNRAVFPNCYGGDGRLKSWGLTLRCALVVFTLLMAIYVPHFALLMGLTGSLTGAGLCFLLPSLFHLKLLWRKLMWHHVFFDVAIFVIGGICSVSGFIHSLEGLIEAYSSNVED; the protein is encoded by the exons ATGGCCACTCTGATCCGGAGCAAGCTTTCCAACGTCGCCACCTCGGTTTCCAACAAGTCCCAGGCCAAAGTGAGCGGCATGTTTGCGAGGATGGGCTTCCAGACGGCGACCGATGAAGAGGCGGTGGGCTTTGTTCATTGCGATGACCTGGACATGGAGCACAGGCAAGGGCTTCAGATGGACATCTTAAAGTCGGACGCCAGCGAAGAAGGAGCAGAGCCTCCCCTAGAAGGGGATATCCATTACCAAAGGGATGGCACGGGTCCCCTGCCCCCGTCCGCCTCCAAGGACGAGGGCATATGCTCGGAGCTCTCCGGCCAAGGCAAGCCAAAGATCACGGCCTGGGAAGCTGGGTGGAATGTCACCAACGCAATCCAG GGGATGTTTGTTCTTGGCCTGCCCTATGCTATCCTTCATGGTGGATATCTAGGactctttttaattattttcgcTGCAGTAGTTTGCTGCTACACTGGGAAAATCCTTATTGCCTGTCTTTACGAAGAGAATGAAGATGGGGAGATAGTCAGGGTGAGAGACTCCTATGTCGACATTGCAAACGCTTGCTGTGCTCCCAGGTTTCCCAAGCTTGGAGGGAGGATTGTGAATGTGGCTCAGATCATTGAGCTGGTCATGACCTGTATTCTCTATGTGGTGGTCAGTGGGAACCTGATGTACAATAGCTTCCCAAACTTGCCTGTCTCCCAGAAATCTTGGTCTATCATTGCCACAGCTGTGCTCCTGCCTTGTGCTTTCTTGAAGAACCTCAAGGCTGTCTCGAAATTCAGCTTGCTCTGCACCTTAGCCCACTTTGTGATCAACATTTTGGTGATTGCCTACTGTCTCTCCAGAGCACGCGACTGGGCTTGGGACAAAGTCAAGTTTTACATTGATGTGAAGAAGTTCCCCATTTCCATTGGCATCATCGTCTTCAGCTACACCTCCCAGATCTTTCTGCCTTCCTTAGAGGGGAACATGCAGCACCCCAAGGAGTTTCATTGCATGATGAACTGGACTCACATAGCAGCTTGTATTCTCAAGGGACTCTTTGCCTTGGTAGCCTATCTGACCTGGGCTGATGAGACTAAAGAAGTCATCACAGACAACTTGCCCTCCACCATTAGGGCGGTAGTCAACCTTTTCTTGGTGGCCAAAGCTTTGCTTTCCTACCCATTGCCCTTCTTTGCAGCTGTGGAAGTCCTGGAGAAGTCCCTTTTCCAGGATGGAAACAGGGCGGTCTTTCCTAACTGTTATGGGGGTGATGGGAGGCTCAAGTCCTGGGGACTCACCCTCAGGTGTGCCCTGGTAGTTTTCACCTTGTTAATGGCTATTTATGTCCCTCATTTTGCCCTCCTGATGGGTCTTACAGGGAGCCTCACAGGTGCAGGCCTCTGTTTCCTGCTCCCAAGTCTCTTCCACCTCAAGCTCTTGTGGAGGAAGCTCATGTGGCACCATGTTTTCTTTGATGTCGCCATTTTTGTTATAGGTGGTATATGCAGCGTGTCTGGATTCATCCATTCTTTAGAAGGCCTCATTGAGGCTTACAGTTCCAACGTAGAAGACTAA